One genomic segment of Mytilus trossulus isolate FHL-02 chromosome 4, PNRI_Mtr1.1.1.hap1, whole genome shotgun sequence includes these proteins:
- the LOC134713729 gene encoding uncharacterized protein LOC134713729, with protein MEVTHLIITVGVISTANIVFANDPTCLWPLDNSTFTTEIQVSPTNPVDTGQCGRIFGGQPPDYPNPVVELDGLTPVDLVVDATIVTGKDYSFSMMVRPTNDTGTLLHYKPNDTTQQLQELVLYISGGYVYMERILNTVSEISDPSTWQMPMNTWNFISFGVDISNGKMFIDLNGHKIEHDNNYNGNINFVIPGILRVGGMFDQRYSKLQGRIACVAFYTDKKDPAEGDSESFCKSGTWTNNEPDCATPQAVQRSETAAGYFMMETNIQLSTLNQILTIPKCTKLRCAVSCLRHQSCWYYRYEPSASECSQCTLYDSSVTSWKGTGAGDNFLYKWK; from the exons atgGAAGTTACACACTTAATAATTACTGTAGGAG tgATTAGTACGGCAAATATTGTCTTTGCAAACGACCCAACTTGCCTGTGGCCCCTTGATAACAGTACATTTACAACCGAGATTCAGGTATCACCAACAAATCCTGTCGATACTGGTCAATGTGGACGAATATTTGGCGGTCAACCCCCAGATTATCCTAACCCAGTTGTCGAACTTGATGGACTGACCCCTGTTGACCTGGTAGTTGATGCGACTATTGTAACCGGCaaagattattcattttcaatgaTGGTGAGACCAACCAATGATACTGGAACATTGTTACACTATAAACCAAACGATACAACACAGCAATTACAAGaacttgttttatatatctCTGGAGGATATGTTTACATGGAAAGAATTCTTAATACGGTATCCGAAATATCAGACCCATCAACATGGCAGATGCCAATGAATACTTGGAATTTTATATCTTTCGGAGTAGACATAAGCAATGGTAAAATGTTCATCGATTTAAACGGACACAAAATAGAACATGATAACAATTATAATGGCAACATTAACTTTGTTATTCCCGGTATTTTGCGAGTTGGGGGCATGTTTGATCAACGATACTCTAAATTACAGGGAAGAATTGCATGTGTTGCATTTTACACTGATAAAAAAGACCCAGCCGAAGGTGATTCAGAATCATTTTGCAAGAGTGGGACATGGACAAACA ACGAACCTGACTGTGCAACACCACAAGCAGTCCAAAGATCTGAAACAGCGGCTGGTTATTTTATGATGGAAACAAATATTCAGCTAAGTACGTTGAACCAGATATTAACAATTCCGAAATGTACAAAGCTTCGATGCGCTGTATCATGTCTGAGACATCAAAGTTGCTGGTATTATAGGTATGAGCCATCAGCGTCAGAATGTTCACAATGTACTTTATATGATAGCAGCGTTACTTCTTGGAAGGGAACCGGTGCAGGAGACAATTTCTTATATAAATGGAAATag